The [Clostridium] celerecrescens 18A genomic sequence AAAAGAATAAGCTGGACGGTATCGCCCCTGGCGCTGAGGTGAACGTACAAGCAGATTGGAATGTAACGGATACGACCTTAGACGCCTTTATTAAAAATAAGCCAACATCCCTGCCAGCTTCCGATGTATCGGCTTGGGCGAAAGCATCTACTAAACCAGGTTATGCTTGGAGTGAGATCTCCGGAAAGCCGACCAGTTTCGCCCCTGCAGCACATACCCATACCAAGTCACAGATATCCGACATGTCTACTAAGGTGTCAGAGTTTGAAAATGATGCGGGATATGTAACGGCTGCTGAGGTGGGGCCGGGCTATACACATCCGAACAGCGGCGTGTCGGCGGGAACTTATAAATCAGTGACGGTAAATGCTCAGGGCCATGTGACAGCAGGGACCAATCCCACCACACTGGCCGGATACGGGATCACGGACGCAGCTGCCAAAAATCACAACCATGACAGCGCATACTTGAAAAAGACCGGTCTGACTTGGGACGACCTGAAAGGGGTGTAAGCCATGTATGGAAAAAATCAATATGGCCTGATTCAGTACGCCCAGGAGAAAAACGCCGATGAGGGACAAAAAGACTATTATGTGGACCTTGCGCGATATGCACCTCCCTTCCTGGCGGAGGTCCAGGAGTTGAAAGCCATTTATGAAACGGAAGGATACGCAATGGGACTTTTGGAGCATGAGCTTTCTGATCTGCTGGATCAGTGCTTCATCTCAACAGCGACCTGGGGGCTGACACGGTGGGAGCAGGTTTATGGGCTGGTGACTAATATGGCCCTTTCCTATGAGCAGCGACGAGAAATCCTCATGGCAAAGCTCCGAGGGCAGGGCACTACAACCCCTCAGATGATACGGGAGACAGCGGAGATGTTTTCGGGCGGAGAGATCGAAGTCATCGAGGATAATCCCAACTATCACTTTATCGTGCGGTTTATCGGAATCAAGGGTATTCCTCGTAATATGAATGCTTTCATTGCTATGTTAGAGGATATCAAGCCCGCCCATTTTTCCTATTCTTTTGAATATCGGTATACCATATGGAATGAGTTAACAAATCAAAGCTGGAACAGCGTGGCGGGCATCACCTGGGACGGCATACGAACTTTGAAGGAGGCATGATCGAAATATGAAGTATACAAAGAATCTAAATATGAAGATCCCGGAGGGTGTGGATCCGATTGATATATCAGATATTACAGGGAATTTTGAGACCCTGGATGATGAAATGTCTAAAAAGGCAAATTCCACAGGAGGAGATATTTCCAGTACTACAATTAAAACCTTGGATCCGGTAGTTGAGAAGTTTCCTGTCCCGGTCGCGGGAGAATCCGCAAAAGTTTTTTTAGGAAAAGTTAAAAAGTTTATAGAGGACTCCAACGCTGGACGGAAAGTACAGGAGGTCACTCTCACCGCCGCAGGCTGGAGCAGCTCAGCCCCCTACACCCAGACGGTCAATGTGGCTGGCATAACCGAGAATGATAGACCTACATTGAGTTTATACTTTCCAGATGGCATTACCGCAGCGAATGTTGACTTGCAGGAGAAAGCGTATGCCTGTGTAAACCGGGCGGTTTCTGGTGCAGGGAAAATAACAGTCTATTGCTATAACAAGAAACCAACAACGGACTTTCAGATTCAAGTGAAGGGAGTGTAAGAATGGCAGAATGTTTTATTTTAAAAGGCAGCGGTGACGGTGCCGATCTGGCTGTCATAACAGCCGTTGCTCCGGATGTGCTGGAAGGAAAAGTGACTGTGGATAGGGAGGGGAATCCCTTACCCGGAACTATGCCGAATAGAGGTACTGGATATCATGGTGTGGGTTCAGGATTGAACACACAAGGACTATATTATTATATTGGGCCTGGATACTACTATGAAAATCCTACAAATAATCCATGGGTGTACATGACCCGCGCGGAGGTTGCGGCAACCCTTGGTATAGAGCCATGGAAAATGCGTGGCGATGTAAATATATGTGGAGTTCAAGGCGGCATACCTATCCAAAATCCCGATGTTTCCGGTACTGACCGTGTTAGGGCAACTGGCATGAGTAATTGGGCGGGAACCATTAACTTGCAGGTTAGAAATTGGCATTTCTTAAATGGTGTCAACTGGATTCAGCAAGACATTCCGAATTATCAGCCGTGGAATATAAAAAATGGAGTTGATATCGGCGGCGTTATTGGTACATTCCCGGATTATTCTTATTTAGCCAACGGGCAAACGTCTTTTTAAACGGCACATTTTCAGGTGTACTGAGTGGAGGTGTGCGAGAAGTTGTTTTGGGTAGCGGCAGTCAGTACGGTTTTACAGTTAATGGTTATGGAATTACATTAAACAGTAGGCGGTATCAGGGTAGCTCCTCTGATTACATGTCATCTGCAAGGATCGCGAATAATATTAGTATAAATTTATCCACTTTCCGAACTCTCCGAATCACATATGTATGTAGTTATGCTTATGAAACTAGTAGTAATGGGGATTACATGCAATATGGTCTTTATATTTCAGCTCATAAGACAAACTCAAGCAAAACGACGATTAAAGATCTCCCCATCGCAGGAGGTTGGTGTTCGGAAATGGCTGTAACTAGTAATTTTGATATATCCGATATTAATGAACAGGCTTTCCTTTATATTTA encodes the following:
- a CDS encoding YmfQ family protein, yielding MYGKNQYGLIQYAQEKNADEGQKDYYVDLARYAPPFLAEVQELKAIYETEGYAMGLLEHELSDLLDQCFISTATWGLTRWEQVYGLVTNMALSYEQRREILMAKLRGQGTTTPQMIRETAEMFSGGEIEVIEDNPNYHFIVRFIGIKGIPRNMNAFIAMLEDIKPAHFSYSFEYRYTIWNELTNQSWNSVAGITWDGIRTLKEA